Proteins from a single region of Argiope bruennichi chromosome 6, qqArgBrue1.1, whole genome shotgun sequence:
- the LOC129971684 gene encoding uncharacterized protein LOC129971684 yields MGNVWSGNLEVGGSGQYVWSGNLEVGGSGQYVWSGNLELGGSGQYVWSGNLEVGGSGQYVWSGNLEVGGSGQYVWSGNLEVGGSGQYVWSGNLEVGVSGQYVWSGNLEVGGSG; encoded by the coding sequence ATGGGTAATGTGTGGAGTGGTAATTTGGAGGTTGGAGGGAGTGGGCAATATGTGTGGAGTGGTAATTTGGAGGTTGGAGGGAGTGGGCAATATGTGTGGAGTGGTAATTTGGAGCTTGGAGGGAGTGGGCAATATGTGTGGAGTGGTAATTTGGAGGTTGGAGGGAGTGGGCAATATGTGTGGAGTGGTAATTTGGAGGTTGGAGGGAGTGGGCAATATGTGTGGAGTGGTAATTTGGAGGTTGGAGGGAGTGGGCAATATGTGTGGAGTGGTAATTTGGAGGTTGGAGTTAGTGGGCAATATGTGTGGAGTGGTAATTTGGAGGTTGGAGGGAGTGGGTAA